The Brachybacterium huguangmaarense genome contains a region encoding:
- a CDS encoding ROK family protein, with product MRPDTRGTAVVGPATDTARAVYEDIVRFGPRPRTELAARLELSGPTLTRVTRALLDDSLLRELAPVPQPKGRPQEPLDVDEDHARFIGVKVTADSVYAAVTTVRGVVHEDLSETLATSDPDVVIAAILDLAGALLRAHPRVAGVGVSLGAVVPDGRRALRSRLLGWSEPVDLGSVLEDALEVPVTVANDIAALLLGIAWFGLGRSVRTLGAVTIGAGVAVGTIHEGQVMTGIGHRAGVTEVLPTRFADGAPTTLGEAAQTEQVLARARRCGVLGPRDGIPELLAIARTGDQRALEVVRDTASAVAVAIATLVAVADPGAVIVGGEDAPLLAVPGSGFEETLRALLPDEQRDLPLRKLSVDFDEWARGAAAIAIRSFIRGDG from the coding sequence ATGCGCCCAGACACACGGGGGACGGCGGTCGTCGGCCCGGCCACGGACACCGCGCGCGCGGTGTACGAGGACATCGTGCGTTTCGGGCCGCGCCCGCGGACCGAGCTCGCGGCGCGTCTGGAGCTGTCGGGGCCCACCCTCACGCGCGTGACGCGGGCCCTGCTCGACGACTCCCTCCTGCGCGAGCTGGCGCCGGTGCCGCAGCCCAAGGGGCGCCCGCAGGAGCCGCTCGACGTCGACGAGGACCATGCCCGGTTCATCGGGGTGAAGGTCACGGCCGACAGCGTCTACGCGGCCGTCACGACCGTGCGCGGGGTGGTCCACGAGGACCTGTCGGAGACGCTCGCGACCTCCGACCCGGACGTCGTGATCGCGGCCATCCTGGACCTCGCCGGCGCCCTGCTGCGTGCGCATCCGCGGGTCGCCGGCGTGGGGGTGAGCCTGGGTGCGGTGGTCCCGGACGGCCGCCGGGCGCTGCGCTCCCGTCTTCTGGGCTGGTCGGAGCCCGTGGACCTCGGCAGCGTGCTCGAGGATGCGCTCGAGGTGCCCGTGACCGTGGCCAACGACATCGCGGCGCTCCTGCTGGGCATCGCCTGGTTCGGCCTGGGGCGCAGCGTGCGCACGCTCGGGGCCGTGACCATCGGCGCCGGTGTGGCGGTCGGCACCATCCACGAGGGGCAGGTCATGACCGGCATCGGGCATCGCGCCGGGGTGACCGAGGTGCTGCCCACGCGCTTCGCCGACGGGGCCCCCACGACGCTCGGCGAGGCCGCGCAGACGGAGCAGGTGCTCGCTCGTGCACGCCGGTGCGGAGTGCTCGGGCCGCGCGACGGGATCCCGGAGCTCCTCGCGATCGCCCGGACGGGTGATCAGAGGGCGCTCGAGGTCGTGCGGGACACCGCGAGCGCCGTCGCGGTCGCCATCGCCACGCTCGTGGCGGTGGCCGATCCAGGGGCCGTCATCGTCGGTGGCGAGGATGCGCCGCTGCTCGCCGTGCCCGGGTCCGGTTTCGAGGAGACGCTGCGCGCGCTGCTCCCCGACGAGCAGCGTGATCTGCCGCTGCGCAAGCTGTCCGTCGACTTCGACGAGTGGGCGCGCGGAGCGGCCGCCATCGCGATCCGCTCCTTCATCCGCGGCGACGGCTGA
- a CDS encoding helix-turn-helix transcriptional regulator yields the protein MSSVTRRRELGTFLRTRRDRLRPEDLQLPAGGRRRTPGLRREEVAQAAGVGVTWYTWLEQGRDINPSQSVLSSIAETLRMTPDESMHLFTLAGVTPPATVSRCTMITEDHLELLDRLLPLPACFQTARFDVLAYNRSYRFLIADATQGSRVNCLINVFLDPAWEEAYGSELEALRLSVVRRFRSHLPSHLDDPTWHDLIARLERESPDFRRIWAAGDVQRTDRWTREFRHPQAGLLRLRFGAMWLDGAPGVRFTPITPVDEQTSAAIARFDEWYAAEPRVQRAG from the coding sequence ATGTCGTCCGTGACCCGCCGCCGCGAGCTCGGCACCTTCCTGCGCACGCGTCGGGACCGGCTGCGGCCGGAGGACCTCCAGCTGCCCGCGGGCGGCCGGCGGCGCACCCCCGGTCTGCGCCGCGAGGAGGTGGCCCAGGCGGCAGGCGTCGGGGTCACCTGGTACACGTGGCTCGAGCAGGGCCGCGACATCAACCCCTCGCAGTCCGTGCTGAGCTCGATCGCGGAGACGCTGCGCATGACGCCCGACGAGTCGATGCACCTGTTCACCCTGGCGGGCGTCACGCCGCCGGCGACGGTGAGCCGCTGCACGATGATCACGGAGGACCACCTCGAGCTGCTCGACCGCCTGCTGCCGCTGCCGGCCTGCTTCCAGACGGCGCGCTTCGACGTGCTCGCCTACAACCGCTCCTATCGCTTCCTCATCGCCGACGCGACGCAGGGCTCGCGCGTCAACTGCCTGATCAACGTCTTCCTCGACCCGGCGTGGGAGGAGGCGTACGGCTCCGAGCTCGAGGCGCTGCGGCTGAGCGTGGTGCGGCGCTTCCGCTCCCACCTGCCCTCCCACCTCGACGACCCGACCTGGCACGACCTCATCGCGCGGCTCGAGCGCGAGTCGCCGGACTTCCGGCGGATCTGGGCGGCCGGCGACGTGCAGCGCACCGATCGCTGGACCCGGGAGTTCCGGCACCCGCAGGCCGGCCTGCTGCGGCTGCGCTTCGGGGCGATGTGGCTCGACGGCGCGCCCGGCGTGCGCTTCACGCCCATCACGCCCGTGGACGAGCAGACCTCCGCGGCGATCGCGCGCTTCGACGAGTGGTACGCGGCCGAGCCGCGCGTGCAGCGGGCCGGCTGA